The nucleotide window TGCGTCTGCGCCGTCTACGACCCGGTGGACCGCAGCTGCACGCTGGCCAGCGCCGGCCACCTGCCGCCGGTGGTGATGGGCCCGGACGGCGACGCCCGGATGCTCGCCACCCCGCCCGGGGTGCCGCTCGGGGTCGGCGGCGCGGCCTTCGAGAACACCGAGTTCACCCTGCCCGAGGGCGGGATCCTGGCGCTCTACACCGACGGCCTGGTGGAGCGCCGCGGCGCCGACATCGACGACGGCATCGGCCTGCTGCGCCGCACCCTGGCCGAGCGCGGCCGCACCCTGGAGGCGCACTGCGACGCGGTGATCTCCACCCTGGTGCGCAGCGGCGCCGAGGACGACGTGGCGATGATCATGGCCCGGGTGCTGCCGGTGCCCCGGGACCGGATCGCCACCCTGCCGCTCACCGGCGACGGCCCGACCCCCTCCGCCGCCCGCCGGTTCACCCGCTCCACGCTGGCCGGCTGGGGGCTCGGCCCGGTCGCCGACTTCGCCGAACTGCTGGTCAGCGAGCTGGTCACGAACGCCCTGGTGCACGGCGGCGACCCGCTCTGGCTGCGGCTCTACCGGGACCGGGTGCTCACCCTGGAGGTGGCCGACACCGGGCGCCAGCAGCCCCGGCTGCGCCCGGCCGGTTCGGAGGACGAGGGCGGGCGCGGGATGTACCTGGTCAACGAGCTGGCGCACCGCTGGGGCAGCCGGGCGACCAAGCAGGGCAAGGTGGTCTGGGCCGAGCTGGAGCTGCCGATCGGCAGCTGATCAGCTGCCGGGCCGACTACTCACGCTCCCTCAGCAGCCGCCAGGCCAGCAGCGCCCCGGCCAGCACCAGCACCCCGGCGAGCAGCGAGGCCAGCGCCATGCCGTGGGTGAAGGCCGCCCGGGCCGCCTGGACCAGCGGCTCGCCGAGCGCCGACGGCAGCCCCTTGGCCGCCTCCAGCGCCCCGCCCAGCGACTGCCCCGCCGCCGGGTCCACCCCGGCCGGCACCGGCACCGAGCCGGTGTAGACGGCGGTGACCACCGAGCCGAAGAGCGCGATGCCCAGTGCCGTGCCCAGCTCGTAGGCGGTCTCCGAGACGGCCGAGGCCGCGCCCGCCTTCTCGGCCGGAGCGGCGGTGAGCACCAGGGCGGAGGAGAGCGTGTAGACCAGCCCCTCGGCCACCCCGACCGCCACGAAGACCACGGCCAGCACCAGGTACGGGGTGTCCTGCCGGAGCCAGCCGAGCACCCCGAGCGCCAGGCCGAGCAGCGCCATGCCGCCGGCCAGCGTGCCCCGGGCCCCGACCCGCCGGGCCAGCTGGGCGCTCAGCATCGCGGCCGCCATCGAGCCGAGGAAGGCGGGCAGCTCCGCCAGACCCGCCGTCAGCGGCGAGTAGCCGCGCACCAGCTGGAGGTACTGCGAGGTGAAGAAGACCACCCCGCCCATCCCGAAGATCGCGATCAGCGCGCCGAGCGTCGCCGCCGTGAAGCGGGCGTCCGCGAACAGCCGCACGTCCAGCAGCGGGGCGTCGAGGCGCAGCTGGCGCCTGACGAACCGCCAGAGCGCGAACGCGCCGAGCAGCCCGACCACCGGCACCTGCCAGTGGGCCGGTCCGTGGGCGGCGGCCTCCTTGACCGCGTAGACCACGCCGATCAGGCCGGCCATCGAGAGCAGCACGCTGGGCAGGTCGAAGCCGCCCGGCGACGGGTCCCGGGACTCCGGCAGCAGCCAGCGGCCGAGCACCAGCAGCAGCGCCATCACCGGCAGGTTGAGCAGGAAGACCGAGCCCCACCAGAAGTGCTCCAGCAGCAGCCCGCCGAGCAGCGGCCCGCCGGCCGCGCCGGCGGTGGCCGCCGCGCCCCACAGGCCGATCGCGGTGGCCCGCTCGCGGGCGTCCGGGAAGAGGGCGCGGATCAGCGACAGGGTGGACGGCATGATGGTCGCGCCGGCCAGCCCGAGCAGGGCGCGGGCCGCGATCAGGGTGCCCGGCCCGCCCGCGTAGGCGGCCAGCAGCGAGGCGGCGCCGAACGCGGCGGTGCCGCCGAGCAGCAGGCGGCGGCGGCCGATCCGGTCGCTCAGCGAGCCCATGCTGACCAGCAGGCCGGCCAGCACGAAGGAGTAGACGTCGCCGATCCAGAGCAGCTGGGTGGCGCTGGGCGCCATCGTCTCGGTGATCGACGGGATGGCCAGCACCAGCACGGTCGCGTCGATCGCGACCAGCAGCACGGCCAGCACCAGGACGGCCAGGCCGGCCCAGCGGCGGCGGTCGGCGGTGGGGGTGGCGGGGGATATGAGGGTGGGCAGGACGGGGGTACTCACGGGAGTCTCCGGAGGTTCCGGACGCAGGGAGTGGATCGGGGGACGGGTGGGTCGGACGGGGCAGGCAGGTCAGGCAGGTCAGGCGGTCTTGCGGGCGGCGCCGCCGAGGAAGAGCTCGGTCAGGGCCTGGGCGCTCTCGCGCGGGGCCAGCCGGCCGTCCTGCACCGCCCAGCCGATCCCGGCCACCAGGGCGAAGAAGGACTCGGCCAGCCAGCCGGCCGACAGCTCGATCCGGAACCGGCCCTCCTGCTGGCCGCGCAGGAAGAAGGCCCGCATCCGGTCGCCGAGGCGGTCCCAGAGCTCGGACAGCTCGGGGTTGTCGTAGAGCTGGTTCTCGCCGGCCAGGAAGGCGCAGAGCATGGCGTCCGGGACCAGCAGCTCGACCAGGCGGCGCACGGTCTCCTCGGTGTCGCCGTGTTCGAGGTCGGCGGTGTCCAGCGCGTCGCGGTAGCGGCGCAGCGCGAACATCCCGACCTCGTGGAGCAGCGCCTCGCGGCCCGGGAAGATCCGGTGCAGCGAGGCCCGGCTGATCCCGGCGGCCCGGGCGATCTCGTCCAGGTGCGCGGTGGGGTTGCGCGAGAGCACGTCGGCGGCGCTCTTGAGCACGGAGTCGGGATCGATCGCCATGAGAAGAGGATAGCTCATCTGAGACATGGATGTCTCAGATGAATCTTCGGTGTCCGGCGCGCGGGCACGCGAAAGGGCGCCGGGATGCAGCCCGACGCCCTGGAGGGAGGTGGTTCAGCTCTGGTTGTAGAAGCCGCTGTCGTCCAGCGGGCGGTCGATCACCATGACCTCGACCTCCGGCGGGGTGAGCAGGAAGACCCGGCGGGCGATCCGCTCGATCCCGCCCTGGGTGCCGAAGATCAGCCCGGAGGCGAAGTCGACCATCCGCTTGGCCTCGGCGTCGGTCATCTCGGTCACGTCCATCACCACCGGGGTGCCGGCGCGCACGTGCTCGCCGACGGTCCGGGCCGACTCGAAGCCGGTGGGCTTCACGGAGACGATCCGCTGCGGGTTCGGCAGGGCCGGAATGGTCTCGGCGTTACCCCAGTCGTCCTCGTCGTACACCGCGGCCGGGTAGCTCCCGGACGGCATCAGCCAACCGTTGTGGGCCTCGTCGCGAAGTGCTCCCATGCCGCGCCTCCCTGTCCTGTTCCCCGATCGGTTCCGTCTGCGGCGCGACCACCTGACGCGTCATCCACTCGTCGGAACTGTCCGAGTATCGCACTGATCACCGCATCGGTGCCCGCCCTGGCGCGCCGTTGGGGTGGTGGCGCGTGCCGGCGGCACGCACCGTCCTCGTACTGAGCGGACGCCGCAGGTCGGTGAAGGGTTCCAGGGATGCCGCCGGGATCACCCGATTGCCCCTGGCGTCAAGGAGAGTTGACGTCGCGTCACTCCCCGGTGACGCCGTCGACCGCCTCGCGCAGCAGGTCCGCGTGCCCGTTGTGGCGGGCGTACTCCTCGATCATGTGGATCTGGATCCAACGCAGCGTCACGTCCTCGCCACGGCGCTTCCCGCGCCCCACCGTCTCCAGCGGGAGCCCCTGGACCGCCTGCTGAGCCAGCGCCACCTGCCGCTGCCAGACGGCGAGGGCCTCCACCGGGT belongs to Kitasatospora viridis and includes:
- a CDS encoding cell division protein SepF → MGALRDEAHNGWLMPSGSYPAAVYDEDDWGNAETIPALPNPQRIVSVKPTGFESARTVGEHVRAGTPVVMDVTEMTDAEAKRMVDFASGLIFGTQGGIERIARRVFLLTPPEVEVMVIDRPLDDSGFYNQS
- a CDS encoding TetR/AcrR family transcriptional regulator, which codes for MAIDPDSVLKSAADVLSRNPTAHLDEIARAAGISRASLHRIFPGREALLHEVGMFALRRYRDALDTADLEHGDTEETVRRLVELLVPDAMLCAFLAGENQLYDNPELSELWDRLGDRMRAFFLRGQQEGRFRIELSAGWLAESFFALVAGIGWAVQDGRLAPRESAQALTELFLGGAARKTA
- a CDS encoding MFS transporter; translated protein: MPTLISPATPTADRRRWAGLAVLVLAVLLVAIDATVLVLAIPSITETMAPSATQLLWIGDVYSFVLAGLLVSMGSLSDRIGRRRLLLGGTAAFGAASLLAAYAGGPGTLIAARALLGLAGATIMPSTLSLIRALFPDARERATAIGLWGAAATAGAAGGPLLGGLLLEHFWWGSVFLLNLPVMALLLVLGRWLLPESRDPSPGGFDLPSVLLSMAGLIGVVYAVKEAAAHGPAHWQVPVVGLLGAFALWRFVRRQLRLDAPLLDVRLFADARFTAATLGALIAIFGMGGVVFFTSQYLQLVRGYSPLTAGLAELPAFLGSMAAAMLSAQLARRVGARGTLAGGMALLGLALGVLGWLRQDTPYLVLAVVFVAVGVAEGLVYTLSSALVLTAAPAEKAGAASAVSETAYELGTALGIALFGSVVTAVYTGSVPVPAGVDPAAGQSLGGALEAAKGLPSALGEPLVQAARAAFTHGMALASLLAGVLVLAGALLAWRLLRERE